Proteins from a genomic interval of Chanos chanos chromosome 3, fChaCha1.1, whole genome shotgun sequence:
- the h1-0 gene encoding histone H1.0: protein MAETAAAPASKPKKTKAPKKTASHPKYSDMIKAAIVADKSRGGASRQSIQKYIKSHYKVGDNADSQVKLSLKRLVASGLLRHTKGIGASGSFKLAKAEDVKKPAKPKTVVKAKKPAVKAAKPKKAPKPKKVAKSPAKAKKSKAVEKKVKKSTEKKKSPVKSAKKVAKKAKVAKPAKASKPKKVKTAKPKAKTATKKAGKKK from the coding sequence ATGGCAGAGACCGCGGCAGCTCCAGCATCCAAACCAAAGAAGACGAAAGCCCCCAAGAAAACGGCTTCTCACCCCAAATACTCGGACATGATCAAAGCGGCCATTGTCGCAGATAAGAGTCGCGGCGGAGCGTCCCGGCAGTCTATTCAAAAGTACATCAAAAGTCACTACAAGGTAGGAGACAACGCCGACTCGCAGGTCAAACTCTCCCTCAAACGGCTGGTGGCCAGCGGACTTCTGCGGCACACCAAGGGCATCGGCGCGTCTGGCTCCTTTAAACTGGCCAAAGCCGAAGACGTGAAGAAACCAGCGAAGCCCAAAACGGTCGTGAAAGCCAAGAAACCAGCCGTCAAAGCTGCCAAACCGAAAAAGGCACCTAAACCTAAGAAGGTGGCCAAGTCCCCCGCCAAGGCGAAAAAGAGCAAAGCGGTAGAgaagaaagtgaagaaaagcacagagaagaagaaatctCCGGTGAAAAGCGCCAAGAAAGTGGCGAAGAAGGCAAAGGTGGCGAAACCGGCGAAAGCCAGCAAACCCAAGAAAGTGAAAACGGCGAAACCCAAAGCCAAGACTGCGACCAAGAAAGCAGGCAAGAAGAAATGA